In Neptuniibacter halophilus, the genomic stretch GCGACAGGCTACCTGATCGGTCCGGCGAACAAAGGCCTGAACTGTATGTTCACCTTTATGAATACGGCACGTCTGGGAACCGCTCTTCAGGGCCTGGCTCACGCGGAATGGGGCTTCCAGAACTCCCTTGAATATGCCAAAGAACGCTTGCAGATGCGTGCCCTGAATGGCCCTGCCTGCCCGGAAAAAGCAGCAGATCCGATTATTGTTCATCCTGAAGTACGCAAAATGCTGCTGACTCAGAAAGCTTTTGCTGAAGCGGGTCGTGCATTGATCTACTACTGTGCCCAGTTGGTAGACAAAGTAAAACTGGCAGAGGGTGAAGAGCAGGCCCAGGCCGATGCGCAACTGGCCTTTCTGACACCGATCGCCAAGGCCTTCCTGACCGAAGTAGGTTTCGAGTCAGCTAACCACGGTCTGCAGATCTTCGGCGGCCATGGCTTCATCGCAGAGTGGGGTATGGAGCAGAACGTACGTGACAGCCGTATCTCCATGCTCTACGAGGGTACTACCCAGATTCAGGCGCTTGACCTGCTGGGCCGTAAGGTCCTGATGACTCAGGGTGAATCACTTAAGGGATTCACCAAGATCATGCATAAGTTCTGTCAGGCCGAATCGGATTGCACAGAGATGTCTGAGTTTATCAAACCACTGGTTGAGCTGAACAAAGAGTGGGGCGAGCTGACCATGAAGATCGGTATGAAAGCGATGCAGAACCGTGATGAAGTGGGAGCTGCCTCGGTGGATTATCTGATGTACTCCGGCTATGTAGTGCTGGGTTACTTCTGGGCGCGTATGGCAAAAGTGGCGCAGGAAAAACTCGCCTCCGGCGAGGGTGATCAGGCGTTCTATCAGGCTAAGCTGACGACTGCCCGTTTCTACTTCGAGCGGATTCTGCCACGCACCCGCTCGCTGGCGGTGACAATGCAGTCCGGTTCAGACAACCTAATGGCAATGGATCAGGAAGATTTCATTTTCTAGGCTGATCCGATGAAAAAAGTGGTTAACAACGTCGCCGGCCGCACTTTGTTGCGCGGCCTGCTTAAGCTGAATGCGATGCGCTACCAGCTAAAAAATAATAAAGATGTAAAGGTGAGTGAGATGAGTGATTTGAAAGCAACATTTGCTGAGATGCAGGGCCGTTTCAATGCTGAAGCTGCAGCGGGAACCGATGCGGTTTTCCAGTATGAGATCAGTGATGGCGGTGCCTGGTATGTTTCTGTGCAAAATGGTGCCTGCGAAGTTGCTGAAGGCAGCAGTGATGATGCTTCCGTCACCCTGCGTATGGACAGCGCAACGCTGGCGGAAGTGATGTCCGGCGAAACCGATGGTATGCAGGCATTTATGACCGGCCGTATCCAGGCGGATGGTGATATTATGCTGGCGA encodes the following:
- a CDS encoding acyl-CoA dehydrogenase C-terminal domain-containing protein, translating into MPEYKAPLRDMSFVLNEVLQSEAHYSNLPGCEEATPDMLSAIMEEGAKFAERVLSPLNQVGDQQGCTWNDGQVTTPEGFKEAYQQFVEGGWPSLSHETEYGGQGLPESVGIVINEMVGTANWSWSMYPGLSHGAMNTLGAHGTEEQKETYLTKLVSGEWTGTMCLTEPHCGTDLGMLRTKAEPQADGSYKISGTKIFISAGEHDMADNIVHIVLARLPDAPEGTKGISLFIVPKHLPEAPGADNGVSCGSLEHKMGIHGNATCVMNFDNATGYLIGPANKGLNCMFTFMNTARLGTALQGLAHAEWGFQNSLEYAKERLQMRALNGPACPEKAADPIIVHPEVRKMLLTQKAFAEAGRALIYYCAQLVDKVKLAEGEEQAQADAQLAFLTPIAKAFLTEVGFESANHGLQIFGGHGFIAEWGMEQNVRDSRISMLYEGTTQIQALDLLGRKVLMTQGESLKGFTKIMHKFCQAESDCTEMSEFIKPLVELNKEWGELTMKIGMKAMQNRDEVGAASVDYLMYSGYVVLGYFWARMAKVAQEKLASGEGDQAFYQAKLTTARFYFERILPRTRSLAVTMQSGSDNLMAMDQEDFIF
- a CDS encoding SCP2 sterol-binding domain-containing protein, which translates into the protein MKKVVNNVAGRTLLRGLLKLNAMRYQLKNNKDVKVSEMSDLKATFAEMQGRFNAEAAAGTDAVFQYEISDGGAWYVSVQNGACEVAEGSSDDASVTLRMDSATLAEVMSGETDGMQAFMTGRIQADGDIMLATKLAAIFPVA